The following are encoded together in the Salvelinus fontinalis isolate EN_2023a chromosome 38, ASM2944872v1, whole genome shotgun sequence genome:
- the LOC129837718 gene encoding lymphocyte activation gene 3 protein-like, whose product MWQFLLLGTSLLVTGGRCQCLSEYTEMFAEAGSQAVLPCVCRSPSTSAAVVLWSKDLEGTVWRKGKSGLEHWGIGAAQRVRCPHSEVGAGDYSLYIKEVREEDSGKYTCMVQDGEKNLSKRILLRVIKVSISPPAPVEGNKMTITCSVSPWPQEATVSWMLNEKRVDPDSADYVLSKNQASVLESKASAGMMGNWSCVVHKGRKPGKATTALTVRGIVNPSSASAKVYAEVGSAVTLPCVFSTGLTPSDTVWERLDTSGSALPLPPSFNLSSLLSLPPWDRSVGVVQVGQGDGGRYRCSGTVEGRRVTREMQLVTAQVLSNSPSTQKAPVSLTCHLSDASEVTEYEWVRVTYDLNGTQSESSVQKGSVLGINRVTDSNSGEWACRFHGKEGALGSVTYHLHLMNGLMGDNETGSSSNVAVVAGLGFFLLVLLLVLVQMYRNYRRRKLILLYPALETIVHTIANEREDRERNRVKEDEISK is encoded by the exons ATGTGGCAGTTCCTCCTCTTGggaacatccctgttagtgacag GGGGTCGGTGTCAGTGTCTGTCTGAGTATACTGAGATGTTCGCAGAGGCAGGGTCCCAGGCAGTGTTACCCTGCGTGTGtcgctctccctccacctctgcaGCCGTCGTTCTCTGGAGCAAGGACCTTGAGGG gACGGtgtggagaaagggaaagagTGGACTGGAGCACTGGGGAATAGGAGCTGCCCAGCGTGTTCGATGCCCCCATTCAGAGGTTGGAGCTGGTGACTACAGCCTGTACATAAaggaggtgagggaggaggacagcgGAAAGTACACCTGCATGGTGCAGGATGGCGAGAAAAACCTCTCTAAGAGGATCCTCCTCAgggtcatcaaag TATCCATCTCCCCACCTGCTCCAGTGGAGGGCAACAAAATGACAATAACTTGCAGTGTCTCTCCGTGGCCACAGGAGGCGACAGTGAGCTGGATGCTCAACGAGAAGCGAGTTGACCCTGACAGTGCAGATTATGTCCTTTCAAAGAACCAGGCGAGTGTTTTGGAGAGCAAGGCATCTGCAGGCATGATGGGTAACTGGAGCTGTGTAGTGCATAAAGGGAGGAAACCAGGGAAGGCCACCACGGCCCTGACAGTGAGAG GTATCGTTAACCCCTCCAGTGCCAGTGCCAAGGTGTATGCTGAGGTGGGGTCTGCTGTCACCCTCCCCTGTGTGTTCTCCACTGGACTCACCCCATCAGACACAGTCTGGGAGAGACTGGACACCTCTGGCTCTGCTCTCCCACTCCCACCCTCCTTCAACCTGTCCTCCctgctatccctccctccctgggaCAGGTCTGTTGGTGTGGTGCAAGTGGGGCAGGGGGACGGGGGCAGGTACAGGTGCTCAGGGACAGTGGAGGGGCGCCGGGTAACCAGGGAGATGCAGCTGGTGACTGCCCAAG TGCTCAGCAACTCACCGTCTACCCAGAAGGCCCCAGTCTCACTGACCTGTCACCTCAGCGATGCCAGCGAGGTCACTGAATACGAGTGGGTTCGAGTGACCTATGACCTCAATGGCACCCAATCAGAGAGCTCCGTCCAGAAAGGGAGTGTCCTGGGGAtcaacagagtgacagacagtaaCTCTGGCGAATGGGCTTGTCGATTCCACGGGAAAGAAGGAGCTCTGGGGAGCGTGACATACCACCTACATCTGATGA ATGGTCTGATGGGAGATAATGAGACAGGTTCTTCCAGTAATGTTGCCGTGGTAGCCGGCCTGGGTTTCTTCCTCTTGGTGCTGCTGTTGGTCTTGGTGCAGATGTACAGGAACTATCGGAGG CGCAAGCTGATCCTGCTGTACCCTGCCCTGGAGACCATTGTTCACACCATTGCTaacgagagagaggacagagagaggaacagagtgaAAGAAGATGAGATCTCCAAATAG